The following coding sequences are from one Ursus arctos isolate Adak ecotype North America unplaced genomic scaffold, UrsArc2.0 scaffold_23, whole genome shotgun sequence window:
- the B3GAT3 gene encoding galactosylgalactosylxylosylprotein 3-beta-glucuronosyltransferase 3 isoform X1, whose amino-acid sequence MKLKLKNVFLAYFLVSIAGLLYALVQLGQPCDCLPPLRAAAEQLRQKDLRISQLQADLRRPPPAPAQPPEPEALPTIYVVTPTYARLVQKAELVRLSQTLSLVPRLHWLLVEDAEGPTPLVSGLLAASGLLFTHLAVLTPKAQRLREGEPGWVRPRGVEQRNRALDWLRSGGGAVGGEKDPPPAGTRGVVYFADDDNTYSRELFEEMRWTRGVSVWPVGLVGGLRFEGPRVQDGRVVGFHTAWEPNRPFPVDMAGFAVALPLLLAKPSAQFDATAPRGHLESSLLSHLVDPKDLEPRAANCTRVLVWHTRMEKPKMKQEEQLQRQGRGSDPAVEV is encoded by the exons ATGAAGCTGAAGCTGAAGAACGTGTTTCTCGCCTACTTCCTGGTGTCGATCGCCGGCCTCCTCTACGCGCTGGTGCAGCTCG GTCAGCCATGTgactgcctccctcccctgcgcGCAGCAGCGGAGCAGCTTCGCCAGAAGGATCTGAGGATCTCCCAGCTGCAAGCCGATCTCCGCCGCCCGCCCCCTGCCCCGGCCCAGCCCCCTGAACCTGAGGCCCTGCCTACTATCTATGTTGTTACCCCCACCTATGCCAG GCTAGTGCAGAAAGCGGAGCTGGTGCGGCTGTCCCAGACGCTGAGCCTGGTGCCCCGGCTGCACTGGCTGCTGGTGGAGGATGCCGAGGGCCCCACCCCATTGGTCTCCGGGCTGCTGGCTGCCTCGGGCCTCCTCTTCACACACCTGGCGGTCCTCACCCCCAAGGCCCAGCGGCTCAGGGAGGGTGAGCCCGGCTGGGTTCGGCCCCGCGGTGTAGAGCAACGGAACAGGGCCCTGGACTGGCTCCGGAGCGGAGGGGGCGCTGTCGGGGGAGAGAAGGACCCCCCTCCAGCCGGCACCCGGGGAGTCGTGTACTTTGCAGATGATGACAACACCTACAGCCGGGAACTCTTTGAGGAG ATGCGCTGGACCCGTGGTGTCTCTGTGTGGCCTGTGGGGCTCGTGGGCGGCCTGCGATTCGAGGGCCCTCGGGTACAGGATGGCCGGGTTGTGGGCTTCCACACGGCATGGGAGCCCAACAGGCCCTTCCCAGTGGATATGGCAGGCTTTGCTGTGGCCCTGCCCTTGCTGTTGGCTAAGCCCAGTGCCCAGTTTGATGCTACTGCTCCCCGGGGCCACCTGGAGAGCAGTCTCCTGAGCCACCTCGTGGATCCCAAGGACCTGGAGCCGCGGGCAGCTAACTGCACTCGG GTTCTAGTGTGGCACACACGGATGGAGAAGCCCAAGATGAAGCAGGAAGAGCAGTTACAGCGGCAGGGCCGAGGCTCAGACCCGGCTGTTGAGGTGTGA
- the B3GAT3 gene encoding galactosylgalactosylxylosylprotein 3-beta-glucuronosyltransferase 3 isoform X2 produces the protein MKLKLKNVFLAYFLVSIAGLLYALVQLGQPCDCLPPLRAAAEQLRQKDLRISQLQADLRRPPPAPAQPPEPEALPTIYVVTPTYARLVQKAELVRLSQTLSLVPRLHWLLVEDAEGPTPLVSGLLAASGLLFTHLAVLTPKAQRLREGEPGWVRPRGVEQRNRALDWLRSGGGAVGGEKDPPPAGTRGVVYFADDDNTYSRELFEEMRWTRGVSVWPVGLVGGLRFEGPRVQDGRVVGFHTAWEPNRPFPVDMAGFAVALPLLLAKPSAQFDATAPRGHLESSLLSHLVDPKDLEPRAANCTRSTLCVRMG, from the exons ATGAAGCTGAAGCTGAAGAACGTGTTTCTCGCCTACTTCCTGGTGTCGATCGCCGGCCTCCTCTACGCGCTGGTGCAGCTCG GTCAGCCATGTgactgcctccctcccctgcgcGCAGCAGCGGAGCAGCTTCGCCAGAAGGATCTGAGGATCTCCCAGCTGCAAGCCGATCTCCGCCGCCCGCCCCCTGCCCCGGCCCAGCCCCCTGAACCTGAGGCCCTGCCTACTATCTATGTTGTTACCCCCACCTATGCCAG GCTAGTGCAGAAAGCGGAGCTGGTGCGGCTGTCCCAGACGCTGAGCCTGGTGCCCCGGCTGCACTGGCTGCTGGTGGAGGATGCCGAGGGCCCCACCCCATTGGTCTCCGGGCTGCTGGCTGCCTCGGGCCTCCTCTTCACACACCTGGCGGTCCTCACCCCCAAGGCCCAGCGGCTCAGGGAGGGTGAGCCCGGCTGGGTTCGGCCCCGCGGTGTAGAGCAACGGAACAGGGCCCTGGACTGGCTCCGGAGCGGAGGGGGCGCTGTCGGGGGAGAGAAGGACCCCCCTCCAGCCGGCACCCGGGGAGTCGTGTACTTTGCAGATGATGACAACACCTACAGCCGGGAACTCTTTGAGGAG ATGCGCTGGACCCGTGGTGTCTCTGTGTGGCCTGTGGGGCTCGTGGGCGGCCTGCGATTCGAGGGCCCTCGGGTACAGGATGGCCGGGTTGTGGGCTTCCACACGGCATGGGAGCCCAACAGGCCCTTCCCAGTGGATATGGCAGGCTTTGCTGTGGCCCTGCCCTTGCTGTTGGCTAAGCCCAGTGCCCAGTTTGATGCTACTGCTCCCCGGGGCCACCTGGAGAGCAGTCTCCTGAGCCACCTCGTGGATCCCAAGGACCTGGAGCCGCGGGCAGCTAACTGCACTCGG TCAACGCTGTGTGTGCGGATGGGGTGA
- the GANAB gene encoding neutral alpha-glucosidase AB isoform X6, with protein sequence MREDSWILSTRGPPGSRKDQKTQLRAVGPSPRKHLGMVTRQVEETQGKAEKDEPGAWEETFKTHSDSKPYGPTSVGLDFSLPGMEHVYGIPEHADNLRLKVTEGGEPYRLYNLDVFQYELYNPMALYGSVPVLLAHSPHRDLGIFWLNAAETWVDISSNTAGKTLFGKMLDYLQGSGETPQTDVRWMSESGIIDVFLLLGPSVSDVFRQYASLTGTQALPPLFSLGYHQSRWNYRDEADVLEVDQGFDDHNLPCDVIWLDIEHADGKRYFTWDPSRFPQPLTMLEHLASKRRKLVAIVDPHIKVDSGYRVHEELQSRGLYVKTRDGSDYEGWCWPGAAGYPDFTNPTMRAWWANMFSFDNYEGSAPNLYVWNDMNEPSVFNGPEVTMLKDAQHYGGWEHRDVHNIYGFYVHMATADGLVLRSGGLERPFVLSRAFFAGSQRFGAVWTGDNTAEWDHLKISIPMCLSLGLVGLSFCGADVGGFFKNPEPELLVRWYQMGAYQPFFRAHAHLDTGRREPWLLPAQYHDIIRDALGQRYSLLPFWYTLFYQAHREGIPVMRPLWVHYPQDVTTFSIDDQFLLGDALLVHPVSDSGAHGVQVYLPGQGEVWYDIQSYQKHYGPQTLYLPVTLSSIPVFQRGGTIIPRWMRVRRSSDCMKDDPITLFVALSPQGTAQGELFLDDGHTFNYETRHEFLLRRFSFSGNSLVSSSADPKGHFETPIWIERVVIIGAGKPASVVLQTKGSPESRLSFQHDPETSVLILRKPGVNVASDWSIHLR encoded by the exons GCAAGGATCAAAAGACCCAGCTGAGGGCGGTGGGGCCCAGCCCGAGGAAGCACCTGGGGATGGTGACAAGGCAAGTTG AGGAGAcccaggggaaggcagagaaagatgagccaggagcctgggaggAGACATTCAAAACTCACTCTGACAGCAAGCCATATG GCCCCACGTCTGTGGGTTTGGACTTCTCTCTGCCAGGCATGGAGCATGTGTATGGGATCCCTGAACATGCAGACAACCTAAGGCTAAAGGTCACTGA gggtggggagccGTATCGCCTCTACAATTTGGATGTATTCCAGTACGAGCTGTACAACCCCATGGCCCTGTATGGGTCTGTGCCTGTGCTCCTGGCACACAGCCCTCATCGGGATCTGGGCATCTTCTGGCTCAATGCTGCAGAGACCTGGGTTGACATCTCTTCCAACACTGCAGGGAAG ACCCTGTTTGGGAAGATGCTAGACTACCTGCAAGGCTCCGGGGAGACCCCGCAGACAGATGTGCGCTGGATGTCAGAGAGCGGCATCATCGATGTCTTCCTGCTGCTCGGGCCCTCCGTCTCCGATGTGTTCCGGCAGTATGCCAGTCTCACAG GGACCCAGGCATTGCCCCCGCTCTTCTCCCTCGGCTACCACCAGAGCCGCTGGAACTACCGGGACGAGGCTGATGTGCTGGAAGTCGATCAGGGCTTCGATGATCACAACCTGCCCTGCGATGTTATTTGGCTGGACATCGAGCATGCTGATGGCAAGCGGTACTTCACCTGGGACCCCAGCCGTTTCCCCCAGCCCCTTACCATGCTGGAACACTTGGCCTCCAAGCGGCGGAAG CTGGTGGCCATTGTGGACCCCCACATCAAGGTGGATTCTGGCTACCGCGTACATGAAGAATTGCAGAGCCGGGGTCTGTACGTTAAAACCCGGGATGGCTCTGACTACGAGGGCTGGTGCTGGCCAG GCGCTGCTGGTTACCCTGACTTTACCAATCCCACGATGAGGGCCTGGTGGGCTAACATGTTCAGCTTTGACAACTACGAG GGCTCAGCTCCCAACCTCTATGTCTGGAATGACATGAACGAACCATCTGTATTCAATGGTCCTGAGGTTACCATGCTCAAGGATGCCCAACATTATGGGGGCTGGGAGCACCGAGACGTGCATAACATCTATGGCTTCTACGTG CACATGGCAACGGCAGACGGGCTGGTGCTGCGTTCTGGGGGCCTAGAGCGCCCCTTTGTCCTGAGCAGGGCTTTCTTCGCTGGCTCCCAACGCTTCG GGGCTGTGTGGACGGGGGACAACACTGCTGAATGGGACCATTTGAAGATCTCTATCCCTATGTGTCTCAGCTTGGGGCTGGTGGGACTTTCCTTCTGTGGAG cggATGTGGGCGGTTTCTTCAAAAATCCAGAGCCAGAGCTGCTTGTGCGCTGGTACCAGATGGGTGCCTACCAGCCATTCTTCCGGGCACATGCACACTTGGACACTGGGCGGCGAGAGCCCTGGCTCTTACCAGCTCAGTACCATGACATCATCCGAGATGCCTTGGGCCAGCGATACTCCTTGCTGCCCTTCTGGTACACCCTCTTCTATCAGGCCCATCGTGAAGGCATTCCTGTCATGAG GCCCCTGTGGGTGCATTATCCTCAGGATGTGACCACCTTCAGTATAGATGATCAGTTCCTGCTTG GGGATGCATTATTGGTTCACCCTGTATCAGACTCCGGGGCTCATGGCGTGCAGGTCTATCTGCCTGGCCAAGGGGAG GTGTGGTATGACATTCAGAGCTACCAGAAGCATTATGGTCCCCAGACCCTGTACCTGCCTGTAACCCTAAGCAGT ATCCCGGTGTTCCAGCGTGGAGGGACAATTATCCCTCGGTGGATGCGAGTGCGGCGCTCTTCTGACTGTATGAAGGATGACCCCATCACTCTCTTCGTCGCTCTCAGTCCCCAG GGTACGGCCCAAGGAGAGCTCTTTCTAGATGATGGGCACACATTCAACTATGAGACTCGCCATGAGTTCCTGCTGCGTCGGTTCTCATTCTCCGGCAACAGCCTTGTCTCCAG CTCAGCAGACCCCAAAGGCCACTTTGAGACACCAATCTGGATTGAGCGGGTGGTGATAATAGGGGCTGGAAAGCCAGCATCCGTGGTACTCCAGACAAAAG GATCTCCTGAAAGCCGCCTCTCCTTCCAGCATGACCCTGAGACCTCTGTGTTGATTCTGCGCAAGCCTGGTGTCAATGTGGCATCCGACTGGAGTATTCACCTGCGATAA
- the GANAB gene encoding neutral alpha-glucosidase AB isoform X5, with product MREDSWILSTRGPPGSLSRIKLVSRSVAFGIRSRTFSLGKDQKTQLRAVGPSPRKHLGMVTRQVEETQGKAEKDEPGAWEETFKTHSDSKPYGPTSVGLDFSLPGMEHVYGIPEHADNLRLKVTEGGEPYRLYNLDVFQYELYNPMALYGSVPVLLAHSPHRDLGIFWLNAAETWVDISSNTAGKTLFGKMLDYLQGSGETPQTDVRWMSESGIIDVFLLLGPSVSDVFRQYASLTGTQALPPLFSLGYHQSRWNYRDEADVLEVDQGFDDHNLPCDVIWLDIEHADGKRYFTWDPSRFPQPLTMLEHLASKRRKLVAIVDPHIKVDSGYRVHEELQSRGLYVKTRDGSDYEGWCWPGAAGYPDFTNPTMRAWWANMFSFDNYEGSAPNLYVWNDMNEPSVFNGPEVTMLKDAQHYGGWEHRDVHNIYGFYVHMATADGLVLRSGGLERPFVLSRAFFAGSQRFGAVWTGDNTAEWDHLKISIPMCLSLGLVGLSFCGADVGGFFKNPEPELLVRWYQMGAYQPFFRAHAHLDTGRREPWLLPAQYHDIIRDALGQRYSLLPFWYTLFYQAHREGIPVMRPLWVHYPQDVTTFSIDDQFLLGDALLVHPVSDSGAHGVQVYLPGQGEVWYDIQSYQKHYGPQTLYLPVTLSSIPVFQRGGTIIPRWMRVRRSSDCMKDDPITLFVALSPQGTAQGELFLDDGHTFNYETRHEFLLRRFSFSGNSLVSSSADPKGHFETPIWIERVVIIGAGKPASVVLQTKGSPESRLSFQHDPETSVLILRKPGVNVASDWSIHLR from the exons GCAAGGATCAAAAGACCCAGCTGAGGGCGGTGGGGCCCAGCCCGAGGAAGCACCTGGGGATGGTGACAAGGCAAGTTG AGGAGAcccaggggaaggcagagaaagatgagccaggagcctgggaggAGACATTCAAAACTCACTCTGACAGCAAGCCATATG GCCCCACGTCTGTGGGTTTGGACTTCTCTCTGCCAGGCATGGAGCATGTGTATGGGATCCCTGAACATGCAGACAACCTAAGGCTAAAGGTCACTGA gggtggggagccGTATCGCCTCTACAATTTGGATGTATTCCAGTACGAGCTGTACAACCCCATGGCCCTGTATGGGTCTGTGCCTGTGCTCCTGGCACACAGCCCTCATCGGGATCTGGGCATCTTCTGGCTCAATGCTGCAGAGACCTGGGTTGACATCTCTTCCAACACTGCAGGGAAG ACCCTGTTTGGGAAGATGCTAGACTACCTGCAAGGCTCCGGGGAGACCCCGCAGACAGATGTGCGCTGGATGTCAGAGAGCGGCATCATCGATGTCTTCCTGCTGCTCGGGCCCTCCGTCTCCGATGTGTTCCGGCAGTATGCCAGTCTCACAG GGACCCAGGCATTGCCCCCGCTCTTCTCCCTCGGCTACCACCAGAGCCGCTGGAACTACCGGGACGAGGCTGATGTGCTGGAAGTCGATCAGGGCTTCGATGATCACAACCTGCCCTGCGATGTTATTTGGCTGGACATCGAGCATGCTGATGGCAAGCGGTACTTCACCTGGGACCCCAGCCGTTTCCCCCAGCCCCTTACCATGCTGGAACACTTGGCCTCCAAGCGGCGGAAG CTGGTGGCCATTGTGGACCCCCACATCAAGGTGGATTCTGGCTACCGCGTACATGAAGAATTGCAGAGCCGGGGTCTGTACGTTAAAACCCGGGATGGCTCTGACTACGAGGGCTGGTGCTGGCCAG GCGCTGCTGGTTACCCTGACTTTACCAATCCCACGATGAGGGCCTGGTGGGCTAACATGTTCAGCTTTGACAACTACGAG GGCTCAGCTCCCAACCTCTATGTCTGGAATGACATGAACGAACCATCTGTATTCAATGGTCCTGAGGTTACCATGCTCAAGGATGCCCAACATTATGGGGGCTGGGAGCACCGAGACGTGCATAACATCTATGGCTTCTACGTG CACATGGCAACGGCAGACGGGCTGGTGCTGCGTTCTGGGGGCCTAGAGCGCCCCTTTGTCCTGAGCAGGGCTTTCTTCGCTGGCTCCCAACGCTTCG GGGCTGTGTGGACGGGGGACAACACTGCTGAATGGGACCATTTGAAGATCTCTATCCCTATGTGTCTCAGCTTGGGGCTGGTGGGACTTTCCTTCTGTGGAG cggATGTGGGCGGTTTCTTCAAAAATCCAGAGCCAGAGCTGCTTGTGCGCTGGTACCAGATGGGTGCCTACCAGCCATTCTTCCGGGCACATGCACACTTGGACACTGGGCGGCGAGAGCCCTGGCTCTTACCAGCTCAGTACCATGACATCATCCGAGATGCCTTGGGCCAGCGATACTCCTTGCTGCCCTTCTGGTACACCCTCTTCTATCAGGCCCATCGTGAAGGCATTCCTGTCATGAG GCCCCTGTGGGTGCATTATCCTCAGGATGTGACCACCTTCAGTATAGATGATCAGTTCCTGCTTG GGGATGCATTATTGGTTCACCCTGTATCAGACTCCGGGGCTCATGGCGTGCAGGTCTATCTGCCTGGCCAAGGGGAG GTGTGGTATGACATTCAGAGCTACCAGAAGCATTATGGTCCCCAGACCCTGTACCTGCCTGTAACCCTAAGCAGT ATCCCGGTGTTCCAGCGTGGAGGGACAATTATCCCTCGGTGGATGCGAGTGCGGCGCTCTTCTGACTGTATGAAGGATGACCCCATCACTCTCTTCGTCGCTCTCAGTCCCCAG GGTACGGCCCAAGGAGAGCTCTTTCTAGATGATGGGCACACATTCAACTATGAGACTCGCCATGAGTTCCTGCTGCGTCGGTTCTCATTCTCCGGCAACAGCCTTGTCTCCAG CTCAGCAGACCCCAAAGGCCACTTTGAGACACCAATCTGGATTGAGCGGGTGGTGATAATAGGGGCTGGAAAGCCAGCATCCGTGGTACTCCAGACAAAAG GATCTCCTGAAAGCCGCCTCTCCTTCCAGCATGACCCTGAGACCTCTGTGTTGATTCTGCGCAAGCCTGGTGTCAATGTGGCATCCGACTGGAGTATTCACCTGCGATAA